From the genome of Streptomyces spinoverrucosus:
CGCCTCCACCTTGACCAGCGCGTTGTTGCGCGGCACGTTCGCGAGCACGGTCACCCCGAAGCACCCGAACAGGTACAGGGCGCTGCCCACCAACAACTCCACCGCCCCCTCGTCCGGCCACAGCACGAACGTCACCACGGCGATCACCGCGCACAGCACCGTCGAACCCAGGAACACGATCATGAAGGCCGGCCGCAACGCCGTCACATTGATCGCCTGCATCGCGGCGACGCCCTGCGCGGGCGGCAGGGCGGCCAGCCCCTGCATCACGAACGTCGAGAAGGCACAGAACACCCCGGCCACCAGCCCGGCCCCGATCAGCCCCACGACCGTCAGCGCAAAGTACGGCCCGTCGATCACGGCACCCACTCCTCCCACGTCGTACCGGGCCGCCGCCCAGCACACCGGTCATCCCCACTCCCCACCAGTGAATCCCGGCCCACCGACCCGGACCATTTCTCAACGCCGCGGCCCCATACGCGAGCGTCCAGGCCGGGCTCTACCCCGGCACACACACGCCCGCAAGTCCCCTTCACCCTCACCCGACGGAGTCGAGCCCCACCTCCCGCCACTCCCTCAGCACCGACTCCACGGTCGCCGCGATCCTGCGCCGCGCCTCGTACCTGGGCACGCCACTCATCAGCAGCTGGTCATACGGCGTGTCCACATGCCGTACTGCCGCGACCACCGCCGACGTCACCGCCCCGTCCGTCAGCGCCCGCCCGGCCGCCGACCGCCCCACGCGCCCACTGCCCCGGAGGGACGCGTACGCCGCGATGGCCCGAGCCCGCTCGGGTGGGCACCCGGGAAACAGCCGCAGGATCTCCGCCGCGAACGCCTCCGCGAACCGTGCATCCTCCACCGCCCGGCGCTGCGCGTCCCGCGCCCGGCGCCGCCGCCGGGCCTCCGCATCGGCCAGACACCGCTCCTCCGCCCGGGTGAGCCCCGCCTCCTCGACGAGGACACCCTGCCGCTCGTAACGGCTCTTGCGCCGGTTGAACCGCACGACGACCACCGACAGCGAGCTCTCCTCCCGCGCCCTGCGCGTCAGCGCGGTGTCGCCGCGCGGCAGGAACACCAGATGCCCGAGGTCGGCACAGTCGAGGCACCGCGGCACCCCGTCCTCCATGACCAGCAGCGACAGCGGCCCACGCCGGCACTTGGCACAGCGCTTCTTCTTCAGTGGCTGGATGACGACAGGAGCGGTACGGGAGCCGGTGAGGGGTCTGAGCTCGCCTCCGCCGGAGGACGAGGGAGTCACACGCACTGCCATATCCGCTTCATTCCCATGGCCCCACGCCCTCCACGCCCCCGCCCCTCGGCCATGTCCGCCACCACCTCCGCATCCGTAATCATGGTCGTGTGCGACTCGAAGCGATCACCTGGGACCGGCTCGTCGACCGCCTCGCCGAACGCCTGCTCGACCTGAAGCCGGCCGACGGCAGCCCCTGGCCACGCGTCGCCTTCGACGGCGCCCCGGCGGCCGCCCCGGGAGACCTCGCAGCACGCGTCCACGACGCCCTGCGCATACGCGGCCGGTCCTCGCTGGTCGTCGGCACGGAGGGCTTCCTGCGCCCGGCCTCCGTGCGTCTGGAGCACGGGCACCACGACGTGGACGCCTACTACGACGGCTGGTTCGACACCGGCGCCCTGTGGCGTGAGGTGTTCGGCCCCCTCGAACCCGGTGGCGACGGGCGGGTCCTGCCCGACCTGCTGGACCCGGTCACCGACCGCGCCACCCGCAGCCCGTACATCCAACTCCCGCACGACGGCCTTCTGTTGGTGCACGGCCCCCTCCTGCTGCGCCACTGGTTCCCCTTCGATCTGACCGTTCACCTCCTCCTCTCCCCGGGCGCTCTGCGCCGCCGCACCCCGGAGGCCGAGCACTGGACCCTCCCCGCCTTCGAGCGCTACGAGGGCGAGGTCGACCCCGCCGGCACCGCCGACGTCCTCGTACGCGCCGACGATCCGCGCCGCCCGGCGTGGAGCGGCTGACCGGAACACGGCTCGAACTCCCTCCAGAATCCACGCCAATTTATATGCACACGCATGTAAGCTCCCTTGGCATGACGACTTCAGCCACGTCCACGGCTTCCCCATCCCCCGTCTCCTTCAACGACTCGGTCCGGGCCCTCCTCGACGGCAAGAACTTCGCCGGCGTCGCCACCCTCGGCCCCGACGGCGCCCCCCAGAACTCCGTGGTCTGGATCAAGCGCGAGGGCGACACCGTCCTCTTCTCCTCCACCGACGGCCGCCAGAAGGTGCGCAACCTCCGTCGCGACCCGCGCATCAGCCTCTCGGTCTTCGACCTCGCCAACCCCTACACCTCGGTCGAGATCCGCGGCACCGCCGAGATCCTCCCGGACGAGGGCAAGCGGCTCCCGTACGAGCTCTCGCACAAGTACCTCGGCATCGACCCGCCCGCGGAGAAGGACGACGAGGTCCGTGTGATCATCCGCGTGGTGCCACGGAAGATCATCGGGTTCTCCGCCTGAGCCTCCCAGGTGCGTGCCCCGGAGTACCCGGCGAGAATGAAGAACGCCGGGACCAGCGGTGCGTCCCGCGCCGCGCCGGCCGTCCGGCACCGGGAGGTACTCCATGACCACTGCCGGAGAGATCATGCACCGGGGTGCCCAGTGGATCCCCGCGCACGAGACCCTGGACCGCGCAGCCCAGTTGATGCGTGAGCTCAATGTCGGAGCCCTGCCCATCAGCGACCAGAACGAACGGCTCTGCGGCATCCTCACCGACCGCGACATCGTGGTCGGCTGTGTGGCCATGGGCCACGACCCGTCCAAGATCACCGCAGGCGAGATGGCCAAGGGCACACCGCGCTGGATCGACGCGAACGCCGATGTCAGCGAGGTGCTCCAGGAGATGGAGGATCACCAGATCCGCAGGTTGCCCGTCATCGAGAACAAGCGCCTGGTCGGCATGATCAGCGAAGCCGATCTCGCCCAGCACCTGACGGAGGACCAGATCGCCGAGTGGGCGGAGCGGGTCTACGCCAGGAGTGCGAGCCGCTGACCGCCAGCCCGCCTTGCCCGCACCGGACGGTCACAGCCAGCCGTTGCGCCGAAATCCGCGGTACAGGGCCAGGCAGGCCACGGATATGACGCCGACGACCATGCCGTAGCCGTACTTCCAGTGCAGCTCGGGCATGTGGTCGAAGTTCATGCCGTACACGCCGCAGACCATCGTCGGTACGGCGACGATCGCGGCCCATGCCGTGATCTTCCGCATGTCCTCGTTCTGCGCGACCGTGACCTGGGCGAGGTGGGCCTGCAGGATGGAGTTGAGCAGTTCGTCGAAGCCGGCGATCTGTTCCGTGGCCCGTATCAGGTGGTCGGAGACGTCGCGGAAGTAGGCCTGTATCTCCGGCTCCACCACCCGCATCGGCCGGTCGGCGAGGTCCAGCAGCGGCCGGTTCAGCGGGACCACGGCCCGCTTCAGTTCCAGCAGTTCGCGCTTGAGCTGGTAGATGCGGCCCGGGTCGGCGCGTGCGCCGTTCTCCGCGAAGACGTCCGTCTCGACCTGCTCGATGTCCGCCTGCACCGCGTCGATGACGCTGAGGTAGTCGTCGACGACGTGGTCCGCGACCGCGTGCAGCACCGCGGACGGGCCCTTGGCGAGCTGGTGGGGGTTGGCCTCCAGCTCCTCGCGGAGCGGGCCGAGCGAGCCGTGCCGGCCGTGCCGCACCGTGACGACGAAGTCCTGGCCGACGAACACCATGAGTTCGCCGGTGTTCACCACCTCGCTGGTCGCTGTGAGTTCCTCGTGCTCGACGTAGCAGACCGTCTTGAACACCGCGAACAGCGTCTCGCCGTACCGCTCCACCTTCGGACGCTGGTGGGCCTCGATCGCGTCCTCGACCGCCAGCGGATGCAGGTCGAAGAGCTCGGCGATCCCCGCGAACTCCTGGTCCGTCGGCTCATGAAGACCCAGCCAGACGAAGGCCGCGCCGCTCTTGCGGACCCGCTCGACCGTGTCGACGAGGTCACCGCCGAGGGGGAGCCGGGCACCTTCCTCGTAGGCCACGCAGTTGACCACGGAGGAGCCCAGCGGGGAGCGCGCGGGGTGGCTGAGGTCGACCCGTCGGCCCCGCCGGGCCAGCCGCGCCACCTTGCGGAGGCCGCCGACCCCGCCGAGGCTCGTGACCTTCCGCAGATTCCCTGCCATGGACATCTGGATCTCCTTGCGTGGATCCTCTCGCGCCGCATTCCTGCGCCGTTCGGCCAGTGTGCCAGGACCGCGTGAGCAGCGGGTAAGCCTGTGGAAACCCCACGTTCCGCTTGGTTCCCGCCTGTGGACAACGGGAGTTGGTCCCCAGCCTGCATACCGTTGCGTTCGCCTGTCGAGCGGCGCGATGCACGACGTGGATGTGCGGGAGCCGCCGGGGGAAGGGGTTCGACTTGATGCATGCCCGGCTCGCCCTCGTCGACGGGCCCGGCCGAAGGGCAGGCGGTGTGTTGGCCGGACGGCTGTACCTGTCTCAGGCGATGGTGGACCCGCCGCCACCGGAGGCCGGGCCCACGGGAGGCCTGCCGCCCACCTGTTCGACCGCTCGCGCCCCCGCCGTGCACCCCTCCGCCGCCGCGACCTCCGGCTGGGCGCCGGCCAGCAGGGCGGCGAGGAACGCCCCGGTGAACGCGTCGCCGGCGCCCGTCGTGTCCCGGGGCGTCGCGCGTACGGCGGGGACACGGGCGTGCACGGTGCCGGACCGGGCCACCAGTGCCCCGTCCGCGCCCTGCTTGGCCACCACCAGCGGGATCTGGCGGCTCAACTTCGCCGCCGCGTCGGCCGCGTCCGGCAGCCCGGTGAGCAGGCAGGCCTCGTCCCGGCTGGGCAGCAGGACCTGCACGCCGTCGACGGACGCGAGGAAACGGTCCACCCCCAACTCCATTAGGAACCCGGCCGACGCCGGATCCAGGCTCACCGGCACTCCACGCGCACGTGCCGACGCCAGGGCCGCCGCCACCAGCGCCCGTCCCGGCTCGGAGAAGAGCAGATAGCCCGACAGATGCAGCCACGCCACGCCGTCGAGCAGCGCGTCCGACCAGTCCGCGGGATCGAGCCGCAACGAGGCGCCGCTGTCGGTGAGGAACGTCCGCTCGGCTGCGGCGCCCGTGTCCACCAGGCAGATCACCGTCCCCGTCGGTGCTTGAGGGTCGACCACCAGATGGGGACGCACCCCCGCCGTGGTCAGCGCACGCTCGTGCCACGCCGCCGAGTCCGGGCCCACCCGCCCGAGCAGCCGCACGTCCGCCCAGCCCCAATGGGCCGCCCAGCAGGCCACGTTGGCGCCCGCGCCACCGGGCAGCGTCCGGATCACGGCCGCTGTATCCGTGCCGCCCGCCAGTGGGCCCCGGTGCCGGGCGACGACGTCCGTCACGACATCCCCGACGACCAGCAGGGCGCCGCCGACCGACACGCGCCCCGACCCGCTCACGCCTCGGCCCAGGCCGCCGCGATCCGCGCCGCCAGCCGCACGTTGCCGCGCACCGCCGCCAGGTTGGCGCTCAGCGAAGCCCCCTCCGTGTGCCGTACCAGGTAGTCGAGCAGGAACGGTGTGACGGCCTGGCCGGTGATCCCCTCCGCATCGCACGCCTGCAGCGCGTCGGCCAGCACGCGCGCGTGCAGCTCTGGATCCAGCTGCTCCGCCTCCGGTACCGGGTTGGCCACGACGAGCGCCGATTCCGGCCCGCCGAGCGCGTCCTGGGCGCGCATGACGTCGGCCACCTGCCGCGGGCTGTCCAGGGTCCAGTCCACGGGGTGCCCGGAGTCCGAGAGGTAGAAGCCGGGGAAGCGGTCCGTGCCGTACCCGGCCACCGCCACGCCCAGCGTCTCCAGCCGCTGCAGCGTGGCCGGCACGTCCAGGATCGACTTCACGCCCGCGCACACCACCGTGATCCGTGTGCGGGCCAGCAGACCCAGGTCGGCCGACTCGTCCTGCGTCACCGTCCACTGCCGGTGCACCCCGCCGAGCCCGCCCGTCGCGAACACCCGCACGCCCGCCAGGGCCGCCAGCAGCGCGGTCGCGGAGACCGTGGTCGCCCCGCTCGCCCCGGCGGCCACCGCGAGCGGCAGATCACGGTGGCCGAGCTTGCGGATCCCGTCCTCGTTCGCGATCCGCTCCAGCTGCTCCTTGTCCAGACCCACCCGGGGCTGCCCGTCCAGCACCGCGATCGTGGCCGGAACGGCGCCCTCCTGCCGTACCGCCTCCTCCAGCTCCAGCGCCACCCGCAGATTGCGGGGACGTGGCAGCCCGTGCGCGATGATCGTGGACTCCAGGGCCACCACGGGCCGACGTGCGTGGACCGCCTCCCGGACCTCTTCGGACACCACCAGCGTCACGCGCCTGCCTCCTGTCTGTCGGTCTTCCCTCATCTCTGGCAGGCGGCGCGCCCCGTCAAACCCTTGCGGTCGATGCGGGACGACACCAGCCTGGGGGCATGACGGACAACACGACACGTCTCGACCACGTCGTCCTCTGGGTGCGCGACCCGGTCGCGGCCGCCGACTTCTACGAGAAGGCGGTCGGCCTGGAGCCGGTCAGGCTCACCGAGTTCGCCGCAGGGCAGGTGCCCTTCCCCTCGGTGCGCGTCAACGACGAGACGATCATCGACCTGATGCCGCTCAGCACGGCGGAGCGCATGACGATGCTCCCCGGTGCGGCCGACAGCTCCGGGCACCCCGTCAACCACGTCTGCCTCGCCCTGCCCGAGGACGACTTCGACGCCCTGCGCGACCGCCTGCAAGAACGCTCGGTCCCCA
Proteins encoded in this window:
- a CDS encoding carbohydrate kinase family protein; its protein translation is MGRGVSGSGRVSVGGALLVVGDVVTDVVARHRGPLAGGTDTAAVIRTLPGGAGANVACWAAHWGWADVRLLGRVGPDSAAWHERALTTAGVRPHLVVDPQAPTGTVICLVDTGAAAERTFLTDSGASLRLDPADWSDALLDGVAWLHLSGYLLFSEPGRALVAAALASARARGVPVSLDPASAGFLMELGVDRFLASVDGVQVLLPSRDEACLLTGLPDAADAAAKLSRQIPLVVAKQGADGALVARSGTVHARVPAVRATPRDTTGAGDAFTGAFLAALLAGAQPEVAAAEGCTAGARAVEQVGGRPPVGPASGGGGSTIA
- a CDS encoding pseudouridine-5'-phosphate glycosidase, whose product is MTLVVSEEVREAVHARRPVVALESTIIAHGLPRPRNLRVALELEEAVRQEGAVPATIAVLDGQPRVGLDKEQLERIANEDGIRKLGHRDLPLAVAAGASGATTVSATALLAALAGVRVFATGGLGGVHRQWTVTQDESADLGLLARTRITVVCAGVKSILDVPATLQRLETLGVAVAGYGTDRFPGFYLSDSGHPVDWTLDSPRQVADVMRAQDALGGPESALVVANPVPEAEQLDPELHARVLADALQACDAEGITGQAVTPFLLDYLVRHTEGASLSANLAAVRGNVRLAARIAAAWAEA
- a CDS encoding CBS domain-containing protein yields the protein MTTAGEIMHRGAQWIPAHETLDRAAQLMRELNVGALPISDQNERLCGILTDRDIVVGCVAMGHDPSKITAGEMAKGTPRWIDANADVSEVLQEMEDHQIRRLPVIENKRLVGMISEADLAQHLTEDQIAEWAERVYARSASR
- a CDS encoding uridine kinase, whose protein sequence is MRLEAITWDRLVDRLAERLLDLKPADGSPWPRVAFDGAPAAAPGDLAARVHDALRIRGRSSLVVGTEGFLRPASVRLEHGHHDVDAYYDGWFDTGALWREVFGPLEPGGDGRVLPDLLDPVTDRATRSPYIQLPHDGLLLVHGPLLLRHWFPFDLTVHLLLSPGALRRRTPEAEHWTLPAFERYEGEVDPAGTADVLVRADDPRRPAWSG
- a CDS encoding VOC family protein, with amino-acid sequence MTDNTTRLDHVVLWVRDPVAAADFYEKAVGLEPVRLTEFAAGQVPFPSVRVNDETIIDLMPLSTAERMTMLPGAADSSGHPVNHVCLALPEDDFDALRDRLQERSVPMTDIGHDSFGARGNARRNFYFRDPDGNFFEARHYA
- a CDS encoding PPOX class F420-dependent oxidoreductase; this translates as MTTSATSTASPSPVSFNDSVRALLDGKNFAGVATLGPDGAPQNSVVWIKREGDTVLFSSTDGRQKVRNLRRDPRISLSVFDLANPYTSVEIRGTAEILPDEGKRLPYELSHKYLGIDPPAEKDDEVRVIIRVVPRKIIGFSA
- a CDS encoding anthrone oxygenase family protein, translated to MIDGPYFALTVVGLIGAGLVAGVFCAFSTFVMQGLAALPPAQGVAAMQAINVTALRPAFMIVFLGSTVLCAVIAVVTFVLWPDEGAVELLVGSALYLFGCFGVTVLANVPRNNALVKVEAGTAEATAYWPTYVREWTAWNHVRTVAAVGAVVAYVLALT
- a CDS encoding magnesium and cobalt transport protein CorA yields the protein MSMAGNLRKVTSLGGVGGLRKVARLARRGRRVDLSHPARSPLGSSVVNCVAYEEGARLPLGGDLVDTVERVRKSGAAFVWLGLHEPTDQEFAGIAELFDLHPLAVEDAIEAHQRPKVERYGETLFAVFKTVCYVEHEELTATSEVVNTGELMVFVGQDFVVTVRHGRHGSLGPLREELEANPHQLAKGPSAVLHAVADHVVDDYLSVIDAVQADIEQVETDVFAENGARADPGRIYQLKRELLELKRAVVPLNRPLLDLADRPMRVVEPEIQAYFRDVSDHLIRATEQIAGFDELLNSILQAHLAQVTVAQNEDMRKITAWAAIVAVPTMVCGVYGMNFDHMPELHWKYGYGMVVGVISVACLALYRGFRRNGWL
- a CDS encoding DUF2293 domain-containing protein, with the translated sequence MAVRVTPSSSGGGELRPLTGSRTAPVVIQPLKKKRCAKCRRGPLSLLVMEDGVPRCLDCADLGHLVFLPRGDTALTRRAREESSLSVVVVRFNRRKSRYERQGVLVEEAGLTRAEERCLADAEARRRRRARDAQRRAVEDARFAEAFAAEILRLFPGCPPERARAIAAYASLRGSGRVGRSAAGRALTDGAVTSAVVAAVRHVDTPYDQLLMSGVPRYEARRRIAATVESVLREWREVGLDSVG